A stretch of Planococcus citri chromosome 5, ihPlaCitr1.1, whole genome shotgun sequence DNA encodes these proteins:
- the LOC135849306 gene encoding zinc finger protein 761-like isoform X1 gives MNYIHNYENPMQQCEKLMNANFDKLKFLKDQTPITSSSSESSAVENAYRTIKKYLDEAKRNVASLKSRYSKLTKRYEGLLETNFANEFLNYLKRQEALRLKFLEIIYECKRINSCIDEILYVSCVEAEKRNSFQNPSERLRGCDTHNNQSKQNEASATANPRKTVTCTCNVCGKSFYSKATMERHAILHKGLKPFTCAECGGSFCRKDTMKNHILLVHFPFGDKRRHSPNLNLTRFNCTVCGRIFGTEHSRIRHEQSWRDSNRVKESRKNPILTIRIGFESRFPKSKESGNAGIRFPFIENCTASIPCDSLQMFFTC, from the exons CAATGCAACAATGCGAAAAGTTGATGAATGCAAACTTCGACAAACTAAA GTTTTTAAAAGATCAAACGCCGATAACGTCATCTTCGTCAGAGTCTTCAGCAGTGGAAAACGCATACAGGACTATTAAAAAGTACCTGGACGAAGCAAAGAGAAATGTTGCATCGTTGAAATCAAGATACAGTAAATTAACCAAGCGCTATGAGGGTTTACTCGAAACCAATTTTGCAAACGAATTCCTTAA TTACTTGAAACGTCAAGAAGCACTTCGATTGAAATTCCTGGAAATCATTTACGAATGCAAACGTATAAACTCGTGCATAGATGAGATTCTGTATGTTAGCTGTGTTGAAGCAGAGAAGAGGAATTCCTTTCAGAATCCATCAGAACGACTTCGTGGCTGTGATACTCATAATAACCAATCGAAGCAAAATGAAGCCTCAGCTACAGCAA ATCCCAGAAAAACTGTTACTTGTACTTGCAACGTTTGCGGCAAATCTTTCTATTCGAAAGCAACCATGGAAAGACATGCGATTCTCCACAAAGGTTTAAAGCCTTTCACTTGCGCTGAATGCGGTGGATCATTCTGCCGAAAGGATACCATGAAGAATCATATACTTTTAGTTCACTTTCCTTTTGGTGATAAGAGACGACATTCGCCCAATTTGAATCTGACACGATTTAATTGTACTGTATGTGGCAGAATATTTGGTACAGAGCACAGTAGAATACGTCACGaacagagttggcgcgattcgaatcgcgtgaaagaatcgagaaagaatccgattctcacgATTCGAATCGGATTCGAATCGCGGTTCCCCAAGTCAAAAGAATCGGGAAATGCAGGAATCCGATTCCCTTTTATAGAGAATTGCACCGCctcgattccctgcgattccttGCAGATGTTTTTCACGTGTTAA